Proteins from one Toxotes jaculatrix isolate fToxJac2 chromosome 13, fToxJac2.pri, whole genome shotgun sequence genomic window:
- the cd164l2 gene encoding CD164 sialomucin-like 2 protein, translating to MQQLVLKVLCSSLLLLAVLPSVYSQSDCSQATSCDLCVGDSMLNLTGCVWRLCPDGNDTGLCVTDEGDSADNGMNCSWTRVSELCTVVETVAEGGSEGDSGDGSNTKSSPEFSQAKFDMSSFIGGIILVLCLQAGGFFAMRFLKSKEQSSYDPIEQPQ from the exons ATGCAGCAGTTGGTTCTGAAGGTCCTTTGCTCCTCACTGCTTCTTCTAGCAGTGCTGCCCTCTGTCTACTCACAGTCAG acTGTTCCCAAGCCACgtcatgtgatctgtgtgtTGGAGACTCCATGCTCAACCTGACAGGCTGTGTCTGGAGGCTTTGTCCAGATG gtaATGATACAGGCCTGTGTGTGACTGACGAGGGCGACTCAGCAGACAATGGCATGAACTGTAGCTGGACCAGAGTGTCTGAATTGTGCACAG TTGTAGAGACTGTAGCTGAGGGAGGAAGTGAAGGTGACTCGG GTGATGGCAGTAACACTAAATCATCCCCAGAGTTCTCCCAGGCCAAGTTTGACATGTCCAGTTTCATTGGCGGTATCATACTGGTTCTGTGTCTGCAGGCAGGTGGCTTCTTCGCCATGCGCTTCCTCAAATccaaagagcagagcagctaTGACCCCAT agagcagccacAATGA
- the sytl1 gene encoding synaptotagmin-like protein 1 isoform X1, producing MEGEQVDSSLDLSHLTEQEQFIILQVLQRDLELRRLDEGRVSRTLKQTETDPARLRSLSGAWFIEERSKRHCNQTSGCDLVHATIRQRKTKSRDVPLTGLFNGEGEETSHNNNNTSPGAERRLNDNKEEDKGGSPGSLKPTPTPRTKSPVAQGLQPRNSSLSSKECERRSNGRSEEPEDEFHGHNRDTDTDSLSSSLTEPDPASLKTSSSTSSLHSGYTLSGSMMSLFSSGDFGLVEVRGRIQFSLVYETQKEELQVKVYCCEDIASARKNRSDPYVKTYLLPDKSSQSKKKTAVKKKTLNPVYDQTLRYKVRIGELRSRTLNLSVWHAESLGRNVFLGEVEVPLGLWDWTWTQPLWKDLQPRVHLNPDSISSRGTIMLSIKFIPDGFEGSGLPLTGELHIWLREAQGLLSNTRGAIDSFVRSYILPDASRQSGQKTRVVKRSISPTYNHTMVYDGFHTSDLREACAELTVWQREGLKTHVLGGIRLSCGTGQSYGEAVSWMDSTEEEITVWTSMIENPNYWIDMTLPIRTNLAHRSM from the exons ATGGAGGGGGAGCAGGTTGACTCTTCTCTTGACCTGAGCCACCTGACAGAACAGGAGCAGTTCATCATCCTCCAGGTCTTACAACGAGACCTGGAGTTACGTCGTCTTGATGAAGGACGTGTAAG CAGGACCCTCAAGCAGACAGAGACGGACCCTGCACGTCTGCGCTCCCTGTCTGGAGCATGGTTCATCGAGGAGCGCAGCAAACGCCATTGTAACCAGACGTCGGGCTGCGACCTTGTCCATGCCACCATACGCCAAAGGAAGACAAAAAGCAGAG ATGTGCCCCTGACTGGATTGTTtaatggagagggagaggaaacttcccacaacaacaacaacacctctCCTGGGGCAGAGAGAAGACTGAATGACAACAAGGAAGAGGATAAAGGAGG GAGTCCAGGAAGTTTGaaacccacacccacacccagaACAAAAAGTCCTGTAGCACAG GGCCTCCAGCCTAGAAATAGTTCTCTGTCATCCAAAG AGTGTGAAAGGAGAAGTAATGGCCGCTCAGAGGAGCCTGAG GATGAGTTTCACGGTCACAACAgggacactgacactgactctctgagcagcaGCCTGACAGAGCCAGACCCAGCTTCTCTGAAAACcagcagctccaccagcagCCTTCATTCAGGCTAcacg ctcaGTGGAAGCATGATGAGTCTGTTCAGCTCAGGAGATTTCGGACTGGTGGAGGTGAGGGGCCGTATCCAATTCTCATTGGTTTACGAGACCCAGAAGGAGGAGCTGCAAGTCAAAGTGTACTGCTGCGAGGACATCGCTTCAGCACGCAAGAACCGCTCTGACCC ATATGTTAAAACGTATCTGTTGCCGGACAAGTCGAGTCAAAGCAAGAAGAAAactgcagtgaagaagaagacacTCAACCCGGTCTACGATCAGACACTCAGA TATAAAGTGAGGATTGGGGAGCTGCGTAGTCGGACTTTGAACCTGTCGGTGTGGCACGCTGAGTCCCTTGGGAGAAATGTGTTCCTGGGTGAGGTGGAGGTGCCTCTGGGCCTCTGGGACTGGACCTGGACTCAGCCACTGTGGAAGGACCTGCAGCCACGG GTTCATTTGAATCCAGACTCCATTAGCAGTCGCGGGACCATCATGCTCTCTATTAAATTCATCCCAGACGGATTCGAGG gtaGTGGTCTGCCACTGACAGGAGAGCTTCACATCTGGCTTCGGGAGGCTCAAGGTCTCCTTTCCAATACACGAGGTGCCATAGACTCTTTTGTTAGAAG CTACATACTCCCAGATGCCAGTAGACAGAGTGGTCAGAAGACGCGGGTGGTGAAGCGCTCCATCAGCCCTACCTACAACCACACAATGGTGTATGATGGCTTCCACACCAGTGACCTGAGAGAGGCCTGCGCTGAGCTGACCGTCTGGCAACGCGAAGGGTTAAAGACACACGTCTTAGGAGGGATTCGTCTGAGCTGTGGAACTG GTCAGAGTTAtggtgaggctgtcagctggaTGGACTCCACGGAAGAGGAGATTACTGTGTGGACCTCCATGATCGAAAACCCAAACTACTGGATTGACATGACTCTACCAATCAGAACTAACCTCGCTCACAGGTCCATGTGA
- the sytl1 gene encoding synaptotagmin-like protein 1 isoform X2 — translation MEGEQVDSSLDLSHLTEQEQFIILQVLQRDLELRRLDEGRVRTLKQTETDPARLRSLSGAWFIEERSKRHCNQTSGCDLVHATIRQRKTKSRDVPLTGLFNGEGEETSHNNNNTSPGAERRLNDNKEEDKGGSPGSLKPTPTPRTKSPVAQGLQPRNSSLSSKECERRSNGRSEEPEDEFHGHNRDTDTDSLSSSLTEPDPASLKTSSSTSSLHSGYTLSGSMMSLFSSGDFGLVEVRGRIQFSLVYETQKEELQVKVYCCEDIASARKNRSDPYVKTYLLPDKSSQSKKKTAVKKKTLNPVYDQTLRYKVRIGELRSRTLNLSVWHAESLGRNVFLGEVEVPLGLWDWTWTQPLWKDLQPRVHLNPDSISSRGTIMLSIKFIPDGFEGSGLPLTGELHIWLREAQGLLSNTRGAIDSFVRSYILPDASRQSGQKTRVVKRSISPTYNHTMVYDGFHTSDLREACAELTVWQREGLKTHVLGGIRLSCGTGQSYGEAVSWMDSTEEEITVWTSMIENPNYWIDMTLPIRTNLAHRSM, via the exons ATGGAGGGGGAGCAGGTTGACTCTTCTCTTGACCTGAGCCACCTGACAGAACAGGAGCAGTTCATCATCCTCCAGGTCTTACAACGAGACCTGGAGTTACGTCGTCTTGATGAAGGACGTGTAAG GACCCTCAAGCAGACAGAGACGGACCCTGCACGTCTGCGCTCCCTGTCTGGAGCATGGTTCATCGAGGAGCGCAGCAAACGCCATTGTAACCAGACGTCGGGCTGCGACCTTGTCCATGCCACCATACGCCAAAGGAAGACAAAAAGCAGAG ATGTGCCCCTGACTGGATTGTTtaatggagagggagaggaaacttcccacaacaacaacaacacctctCCTGGGGCAGAGAGAAGACTGAATGACAACAAGGAAGAGGATAAAGGAGG GAGTCCAGGAAGTTTGaaacccacacccacacccagaACAAAAAGTCCTGTAGCACAG GGCCTCCAGCCTAGAAATAGTTCTCTGTCATCCAAAG AGTGTGAAAGGAGAAGTAATGGCCGCTCAGAGGAGCCTGAG GATGAGTTTCACGGTCACAACAgggacactgacactgactctctgagcagcaGCCTGACAGAGCCAGACCCAGCTTCTCTGAAAACcagcagctccaccagcagCCTTCATTCAGGCTAcacg ctcaGTGGAAGCATGATGAGTCTGTTCAGCTCAGGAGATTTCGGACTGGTGGAGGTGAGGGGCCGTATCCAATTCTCATTGGTTTACGAGACCCAGAAGGAGGAGCTGCAAGTCAAAGTGTACTGCTGCGAGGACATCGCTTCAGCACGCAAGAACCGCTCTGACCC ATATGTTAAAACGTATCTGTTGCCGGACAAGTCGAGTCAAAGCAAGAAGAAAactgcagtgaagaagaagacacTCAACCCGGTCTACGATCAGACACTCAGA TATAAAGTGAGGATTGGGGAGCTGCGTAGTCGGACTTTGAACCTGTCGGTGTGGCACGCTGAGTCCCTTGGGAGAAATGTGTTCCTGGGTGAGGTGGAGGTGCCTCTGGGCCTCTGGGACTGGACCTGGACTCAGCCACTGTGGAAGGACCTGCAGCCACGG GTTCATTTGAATCCAGACTCCATTAGCAGTCGCGGGACCATCATGCTCTCTATTAAATTCATCCCAGACGGATTCGAGG gtaGTGGTCTGCCACTGACAGGAGAGCTTCACATCTGGCTTCGGGAGGCTCAAGGTCTCCTTTCCAATACACGAGGTGCCATAGACTCTTTTGTTAGAAG CTACATACTCCCAGATGCCAGTAGACAGAGTGGTCAGAAGACGCGGGTGGTGAAGCGCTCCATCAGCCCTACCTACAACCACACAATGGTGTATGATGGCTTCCACACCAGTGACCTGAGAGAGGCCTGCGCTGAGCTGACCGTCTGGCAACGCGAAGGGTTAAAGACACACGTCTTAGGAGGGATTCGTCTGAGCTGTGGAACTG GTCAGAGTTAtggtgaggctgtcagctggaTGGACTCCACGGAAGAGGAGATTACTGTGTGGACCTCCATGATCGAAAACCCAAACTACTGGATTGACATGACTCTACCAATCAGAACTAACCTCGCTCACAGGTCCATGTGA
- the LOC121192488 gene encoding zinc finger protein with KRAB and SCAN domains 7-like — protein sequence MSRMQLLKLLITERLSAAAEEIFTAVQRTIAEYEEEAARSKEDSDQHGLKQEARLHSEDPPQVSAHEQKHFEQEWSPKSCHNSPSVDHRDCSLLVPEPPEIKQEQQEPWISPGGQQLLNMEDSDPSTLKLTPTCMKSCIYSDLSEMQTHDSGNEDKNPIPSSSAAHGKVDGNSLSSDECWTFLPGCSVTLNNIASELSLETLTGYSISKVHKPSHTGKSQRSKGSEPHSPTPPPNKETKGRNKPYCCRFCGKKFSRSAHLAVHNQIHTGEKLFSCEVCGKEFRHSQSVTVHMRIHTEEKPYRCRTCGKEFRHLGNLNVHMRIHTGEKPYSCKVCGRKFSRNYVMTKHMAVHIGKVK from the exons ATGTCTCGCAtgcagctgctgaagctgctcaTCACCGAGCGGCTGAGCGCGGCAGCAGAGGAGATCTTCACAGCGGTGCAGAGGACGATAGCAGAGTACGAGGAGGAAGCAGCTCGCTCCAAAGAAGACAGCGACCAACATGGACTTAAACAAGAAGCGCGTTTACACAGCGAAG ACCCGCCGCAGGTCTCTGCACATGAGCAGAAACACTTTGAGCAGGAGTGGAGTCCCAAGAGCTGCCACAACAGCCCTAGTGTTGACCACAGGGACTGTAGCCTGCTGGTCCCAGAACCTCCAGAAATCAAACAGGAGCAGCAAGAGCCGTGGATCAGTCCAGGGGGACAACAGCTATTGAATATGGAGGACTCTGATCCCAGCACTTTGAAACTGACTCCCACCTGTATGAAGAGTTGCATTTACTCGGACTTGAGTGAGATGCAAACTCATGACTCaggaaatgaagacaaaaatCCTATACCCAGCTCCTCAGCGGCCCACGGTAAGGTTGATGGAAACTCTCTGTCAAGCGAtgaatgttggacttttttGCCAGGTTGTTCTGTAACTCTAAATAACATTGCATCTGAGTTGAGTTTAGAAACACTGACAGGCTACAGTATCAGTAAAGTCCACAAGCCGAGCCACACAGGGAAAAGCCAGCGGAGTAAGGGATCTGAACCACATAGCCCAACGCCTCCaccaaacaaagagacaaagggaagAAACAAACCCTACTGCTGTCGTTTCTGTGGCAAAAAATTCAGCCGCAGCGCACACCTAGCTGTACACAATCAAATCCACACTGGGGAGAAACTGTTCAGCTGTGAAGTGTGTGGTAAAGAGTTCAGACACAGCCAGAGCGTGACTGTGCACATGAGGATTCACACGGAGGAGAAGCCGTACCGTTGCAGGACTTGTGGGAAAGAGTTTCGCCACCTAGGAAACTTGAACGTACATATGAGAATCCATACAGGCGAGAAACCGTACAGCTGTAAAGTGTGCGGAAGAAAGTTCAGTAGAAATTATGTGATGACAAAACACATGGCTGTACACATAGGAAAGGTCAAATGA
- the gpr186 gene encoding G protein-coupled receptor 186, with the protein MILNASDLGWDESSGADPFFPVDQLDASSPYEVPPLTVWGVALCVSGTLIATENAIVVTTILATPSLRAPVFLLLASLGLADLLAGVALILHFLFRFCVKSSDWSELLTSGLLVTSLTASLCSLMGVALDRYLSLSHALTYGSGQSRRRAAVLLLLVWLGACVIGAGPAMGWHCLRDPDSCSVARPLTRTYLSLLCGGFLVVVMVTLQLYAGICRVARRHAHAIATQRHFLPTNQSYASNRSSGRGFSRLILVLSVFVGCWMPFSLWGLLGDASSPPLYTYATLVPAAGSSLLNPILYSLRNKDIRKVLLQACCPHRYTLNTHIHYPVDV; encoded by the coding sequence ATGATCCTGAACGCCTCTGACCTGGGCTGGGATGAGTCCTCAGGTGCGGACCCCTTCTTCCCTGTGGACCAGCTGGATGCCTCATCTCCATATGAAGTCCCGCCTCTCACCGTTTGGGGCGTGgccctgtgtgtttcaggaactCTCATCGCCACTGAGAATGCAATCGTTGTAACCACCATCTTGGCCACCCCGTCTCTACGCGCCcctgttttcctgctgctggCCAGCCTTGGACTGGCGGATCTCCTGGCAGGTGTCGCTCTGAtccttcacttcctcttccGTTTCTGTGTGAAGTCCAGTGATTGGTCAGAATTGCTAACCTCAGGACTGCTGGTGACATCACTGACTGCCTCGCTCTGCAGCCTGATGGGTGTCGCTCTGGACCGATACCTGTCCTTGAGCCACGCCCTCACCTATGGCTCAGGCCAGTCACGTCGCAGAGCTGCcgtcctcctgctgctggtcTGGCTGGGTGCATGTGTCATCGGGGCGGGACCAGCAATGGGATGGCACTGTCTTAGAGACCCAGACTCCTGTTCAGTAGCACGACCTCTAACCCGCACTTACCTATCGCTGCTGTGTGGTGGCTTCTTGgtggttgtcatggtaaccCTGCAATTGTACGCTGGGATCTGCCGCGTGGCAAGGCGGCACGCCCACGCCATCGCCACCCAGAGGCACTTCCTCCCAACCAACCAATCATATGCAAGCAATCGCAGCAGCGGAAGGGGCTTCTCTCGGTTGATCCTGgtcctcagtgtgtttgtgggctGCTGGATGCCTTTCTCCCTCTGGGGCCTGCTGGGAGATGCGTCCAGCCCTCCTCTGTACACCTATGCCACCTTGGTGCCAGCTGCAGGCAGCTCCCTGCTGAACCCCATCCTCTACAGTCTGAGAAATAAAGACATTCGTAAGGTGCTGCTCCAGGCCTGCTGCCcccacagatacacactcaacacacacatacactaccCAGTGGATGTGTAG